From a region of the Apibacter sp. B3706 genome:
- a CDS encoding C10 family peptidase: protein MRLKYSILIIAIFISYTFYSQDISEKTARIVANNFLNQRIHSKNSNHNKLINITDCFDKKYDGFYIFKSLNGFIIISSQSENHPILAYSFDTTLNAEGNQSPEFLYFLREYQSANEYLRKSKVKKIGEDKERYLIKEEWDALLYRKEMPLSKINLKYKEIPLTIDPLITTKWSQNTFYNKLVPKTYENQSCPTGCVATTMAQIMKYWNYPVKGKSSNTYKIQNTYYDWKGKTLTADFANTTYLWNNMPTSLSLTSTTQQIDAVATLMLHTGISVNMIYGPNSSGAFNNSVLKALKNYFQYSSDIKMVNKGNYSNFEWIKLIKDQLIKNYPVFYKGSNRQGAHTFIADGIDSNNLIHFNFGWGGYADGYFQLSEPAGYKSNQSAIINIHPINYTCSIPSGLTTSNISSTSAVLKWNNIPDILSYTMEYKTNKEENWNTINLKSTDTLYTLTGLKPNTSYSWRVKANCYTSNSSNFEENSFRTSTNCAANYEPNDSFENAYPIKINTLYSAALGSSYDLDYYKFSIYKKSTIEIILKNFSEHYTLALYDSSKNYITRSTNTENNKDQFQINLIPGTYYIMVKGYKDAFLENKCYDLIVNQMFNDKITDNNNIIIYPNPAHETLNIKGVPSNIQKFITLTIFDNSGKLVKNIRVLIEDKISINVSDLQPNLYIIKILGKNYKFIKK from the coding sequence ATGAGATTAAAATATTCTATTTTAATTATAGCTATATTTATATCTTACACATTTTATAGTCAAGATATTTCTGAAAAAACTGCCCGTATTGTAGCCAATAATTTTTTAAATCAAAGAATTCATTCAAAAAATTCAAACCACAATAAATTAATTAATATTACAGATTGTTTTGATAAAAAATACGATGGTTTCTACATTTTCAAAAGCTTAAATGGTTTTATAATAATTTCTTCACAAAGTGAAAACCACCCAATTCTAGCTTATTCATTTGATACAACTCTTAACGCGGAAGGAAATCAATCGCCCGAATTTTTATACTTTCTTAGAGAATACCAATCAGCAAACGAATATTTAAGAAAAAGTAAAGTTAAAAAAATAGGCGAGGATAAAGAAAGATATTTAATAAAAGAAGAATGGGACGCTTTACTTTATAGAAAAGAAATGCCTTTATCTAAAATTAATCTTAAATACAAAGAAATTCCTTTAACAATAGATCCTTTGATTACAACAAAGTGGAGTCAAAATACATTTTATAATAAGTTGGTACCTAAAACCTATGAAAACCAATCTTGTCCAACGGGTTGTGTGGCTACCACTATGGCCCAAATTATGAAATATTGGAATTACCCTGTCAAAGGTAAAAGCTCTAATACGTATAAGATTCAAAATACTTATTATGATTGGAAAGGTAAAACATTAACAGCTGATTTTGCTAACACTACCTATTTATGGAATAATATGCCTACTTCCCTTTCCCTCACTTCCACCACACAACAAATCGATGCAGTTGCCACATTAATGCTTCACACCGGTATTTCGGTTAATATGATTTACGGACCTAACAGTTCGGGGGCATTTAATAACTCTGTTTTAAAAGCATTGAAAAATTACTTTCAATATAGTTCGGATATAAAAATGGTTAATAAAGGAAATTATAGTAATTTCGAGTGGATAAAACTAATTAAGGATCAGCTGATAAAAAATTATCCTGTGTTTTATAAAGGAAGCAACAGGCAAGGAGCACATACCTTTATTGCTGATGGAATTGATAGTAACAACCTCATTCATTTTAATTTTGGTTGGGGCGGTTATGCAGATGGATACTTTCAATTATCTGAACCGGCAGGATATAAATCCAATCAAAGTGCAATAATAAATATACACCCTATTAATTATACTTGTTCTATACCTTCGGGTCTCACCACATCGAATATATCTTCAACTAGTGCTGTTTTAAAATGGAATAACATACCGGACATTCTAAGTTATACTATGGAATATAAAACAAATAAAGAAGAAAATTGGAATACCATAAACCTTAAATCAACCGACACCTTATATACCCTCACAGGATTAAAACCAAATACTTCATATAGTTGGAGAGTAAAAGCAAATTGCTATACTTCTAATAGTTCCAATTTTGAAGAAAACTCATTCCGAACTTCTACTAATTGTGCAGCTAATTACGAACCTAATGACTCGTTTGAAAATGCATATCCTATAAAAATCAATACTTTATATTCAGCTGCACTTGGCTCCAGTTATGATTTAGATTATTATAAATTTTCAATTTATAAAAAATCTACTATTGAAATTATTCTTAAAAACTTTTCTGAACATTATACTTTAGCTTTATATGATTCTTCAAAGAATTATATTACCCGTAGCACGAATACAGAGAATAATAAAGATCAATTTCAAATAAATTTAATTCCCGGAACATATTATATAATGGTTAAAGGATATAAAGATGCTTTTCTTGAAAATAAATGCTATGATTTAATCGTAAATCAAATGTTCAATGATAAAATTACTGATAACAATAACATAATCATATATCCTAATCCCGCTCATGAAACACTTAATATAAAAGGTGTTCCTTCAAATATTCAGAAATTTATAACATTAACTATATTTGATAATAGTGGAAAACTAGTTAAAAACATACGTGTATTAATTGAAGACAAAATTTCTATAAATGTCTCAGATCTACAGCCCAATCTTTATATTATAAAAATTTTAGGAAAGAATTACAAATTCATAAAAAAATAA